A genomic region of Desulfosarcina ovata subsp. ovata contains the following coding sequences:
- a CDS encoding cold-shock protein: MANGTVKWFNDKKGYGFINEEQGRDIFVHFSAIDMPGFKTLAEGDMVIFEVEESDRGPEAKNVKKTT, translated from the coding sequence TTGGCGAACGGGACAGTAAAATGGTTCAATGACAAGAAGGGGTATGGCTTTATTAATGAAGAACAAGGGCGGGATATTTTTGTCCACTTCTCTGCCATCGATATGCCGGGATTCAAGACCCTGGCCGAAGGCGACATGGTCATTTTTGAAGTGGAGGAGAGCGATCGCGGACCTGAAGCCAAAAATGTAAAAAAGACTACCTGA
- a CDS encoding secondary thiamine-phosphate synthase enzyme YjbQ — MKNYRKELWFEVPTRRAFINITTEVQQCINESGVKEGLVLVNAMHITASVFINDDEIGLHHDYDVWLEKLAPHEPVSQYRHNVGEDNADAHMKRQIMGREVVVAITGGRLDFGTWERIFYGEFDGRRKKRVLVKIVGE, encoded by the coding sequence ATGAAGAATTATCGCAAAGAACTATGGTTCGAGGTCCCCACCCGCCGGGCATTCATCAACATCACTACTGAGGTGCAGCAGTGCATCAATGAGAGTGGGGTCAAGGAGGGCCTTGTGCTGGTCAACGCCATGCACATCACCGCCAGTGTTTTCATCAATGACGATGAAATCGGCCTGCACCACGACTACGATGTCTGGCTGGAGAAACTGGCGCCCCACGAACCGGTATCCCAGTACCGTCACAATGTCGGCGAGGACAATGCCGACGCCCACATGAAACGCCAGATCATGGGCCGGGAGGTGGTGGTGGCCATCACCGGCGGACGGCTGGATTTCGGCACCTGGGAACGGATTTTTTACGGCGAGTTCGACGGGCGCAGGAAAAAACGGGTGCTGGTCAAGATCGTCGGAGAGTGA